A stretch of DNA from Cryptomeria japonica chromosome 4, Sugi_1.0, whole genome shotgun sequence:
AACCATACCTCAAAAACTAAGGTATAACCATCATAATTGTTATATTCAATGCCATCAACATATCCAACTCTATTCATAACCACAAGTCAATACATATACACTCTTGAATAAATAATTCATTTAAGGTAACAACACAtaagaatgcaataaataaaatttataccCTCAACATTGTGGTATAATGAGAATATCCAACAAAGGACACATATGTAGCATGGAACTCCCACTATGTCGGTAATCTCAAATATAAAATTGATCAAGATATCCAAGGATCCACTAATAGAACTTGTATAGAAGGTGTAGCAATGTCACCAATATTATGCTAAGAACATTTTTAATTATAtgcaaaaccaacaaaaaaataagTGCACCACGATTCCTTTACAACTAATCTGCACAGTTCACCTAAGATCTCCACActcaacaaataaaataaattaaagagccTCCATTTTGTTACTAAAAAATAATAGATTAATATAGAAATACATGACCACATATTGACCTCAATACCTCTACACAAACCTCTACTCCAATATCATGTGAACATGAACATCTAAGAAGAAACATAAGACAATAAAATAGGAGTTTAAAATCACTCATCATGTTGGATGACATCCAAAGGGTAGCCACAAAAGATAACAACAAGCCTTAGTCTTCTAATTGACCATGAGAGCCAACATAAAACTATGGTGAATACAACAAGAAGCAAGAATGCTTCCTCATAGTAAATAGATCTTTGGTTACAGGAACAGAGTTGTCATATGTTCTATTTTCATACTTTTGGCACGTTAATCATGTACAGATTGTAAACTCCAGGATAACCTACAAAATTAAAGATGCCTTCCACAAGAGAGTATGCAATATAATGAGCTTTCTTGAATATTGAGATATGATATAAGGGATATGCTATAAATGTACAATGGCCTCGATTATATAGGCAATTTATGATGTAGTATGATCATCTACCTTGATCCAAATTTTAAATGTGTAGGTAGTTAAAAGTAAATGAGATGAATGTGACCACATTGCAACTAACTTATATAAATGACACCTCGGATGTAAATTAACTTTAACATTTGAATAAGTCCCCACTACGAAATTAGAAGGTTCAAGACAGTATTCagtccaacaccccccttaagtgcaattgagggtgaattaattattataaaaattatgCAAGATGCAAGTATGGGTACTAGTTACTAGGTCATGTTAGATACCCATGTAAAAATGATCTAGATCAtaaacaaagaaaatgaaaaaaccaTTTGGAAAAAACCCCTCTCTAAAAGAGGGAATTAAAATGAAGATTATAGACAAGTGATAAAATAAGTGACGTATAGAGGTTTCATCAATACCTCTAAGAACTACATCCATCATGAAGATACAATTCCTATCCCTCCATAAGAGGAAAAGAGGGTGATTATGTAGCCAGGCTAAAATGAataatctcctacaaagatggtaaGTGTCAGAGGAAAAAACTTAATCCAATGTCTGCAAACAACTTGTCTCCCTTAGAAATAAGAAAAACCAAGTACAAATACAAAAATGATTCCCATTTAGGATAGGAATTAAagtgaagaaggatgaagaagaatgaTGGTGTCTCTAATAACTTATCAGGTGTCTCTTTGTCCAATCAAGATGAAGATGCCACAATCCAATCAAGTACATTACAAATTAAAGAAGAAGGTAACAAACTAGGATTCTACAAAAATtgatgtagaacaagatccaaagataGTGATGATTTGACAACAGGAGTGTACTAACTTTCATCAAAGAGGAGAGTTAACCCCTCAAATGTGTTATCCAAATCTGAAAGACAATGAATGTCTTGATGAGCAATAACGATGTAAGTTTCAATCAATGACTGCACAAGGAATCAAATAAGATGAAGATAAATCACCTATCCTTGAAGAAGAATCAAGAATCTCTAAATAAACCTCATCCTCATCTTTTGAAGTTTCAACATACTATAAAGAATCAAACTCTTGAATAATATCATGGCCATAGAGTATCCTTTCTAAAAAAGTGAAGAGACAAGAGACAATTTCAAACAAAGATCATCTAGGAATGGTTGACTATCATGTTCTCTCTATATCTCTAAAAAATTGTCCAAAGACCATAATGAcactcaaaatcaacaatagacTTCAGCATGTCATCATCATAATACATTGCTATAACTTTGACATGATCCATTTTACAATTCCAAGAAAAATTTCTACTAGGTGTACCAAGAAGGGAGTAAGACCATAAAATTTTGGCAAAAAATGAAGCCTATGAATATTTTTTTATGTTatctctccaaaaaaatttcccTTGTTAGGATGATGAGAGaaggatgaaatgaaaaattaatcacaaatTGTGATGTTTCTTCAAAATTACAAGGATAGCACATGGTATAGTAAATTGTGTCCCCTTATAATTTCACACTCCATTTGGGGCCCTACTTTAGTATGTATTTTTCCTagatcattttaagcctatttgggGCTCTATCCTAccctataatttaattattaatcttatAATTTAACTATCATCAAATATTTAAATTAAGACTTAATTTAACATCACAAACCCTAATACTCCTGACTCCCTTTTGGAGACCCTATTTTGATGGAACTAGGGAACCCTCCAACTGTGTCCtgccaaaaatctttgaaagtgtgGCCATTAATAGTTACAACCTTCATAATTTGAATTCTCGTCTTGATTTTTGTAGTTGAAAATTTTAAGTTGACCTAagctcaaaaataccttatcaatCGTATATAAAGAACATCTTTTATCATTCATAAAGTTAAGAAGTGATAATCTAGCAACAATTACTACCCAATTCAATCAAAagcattcaagaagcaaaaaacTATAGCACTCTACATTCAAGTATGAttccatgtttatgatttatgtttatcatgttattacatTAACACTTGCAGGACTTGTCTAAAGACAATTGCATCATCACCTTTAATTGAAAATCCATTAGAGGGTTTCATAcctaaggtataatcatttcatttcagCATTTCAATTACTATCCTTTTGAGGATAATGTAATGTGATGAAATAGGGACTCACTAGTTTAGCTATTTTAAACAAGGAACTGACTTATTTCATGCAACTTTTACACTAAAGGGAGATGAAATCGATAGGTTCACTCCCTAAGGATGAATATTGATTGATTTTAGGTGGCTCCCTTTGTGAGGGTTGAATTGGATACTaaaaagatgtaaattgaatgttAGCTCTAGAGCTAAAGataaaaaattaacataaatagATAGTTACAGACTTCATATGAAGTTATAAACACAAATTgagatgaggaagatgaatggaACCTGTGACTAAAATTTGAGAATGAAGAAGTAGGACAATGATGCTTCAGATGACCCTATCTTTTGAATGTTAGATGAAAATGAAATTAATTATTTTAGAACAGAAATGTTGCTCAAGATCTTCCCATAAATTTGTTAGACAGAAGTATGTCGGGCAACCTTTTCCTCCATTTTCTGTTCTCACAAAAGTTGGATCTGATTGTCTCATTCTAGATTTATAGCTCTTGAACCTATAACCTGCACTTGCagaagagaaatatgttgggaatagaggtttgcctaggtcaaaccctaagtTTGGAATTAAtccttgaaatgaattgaaatattGAAGTCAATGTTAAATGATATGTCTCAGATCAATTGTAAATGATTGAAGGTTGATggtgcaatgctctttgaatgagATCACAagttttgatgcaataacatgacatgacatgaAAAGACATGATTGACCTAACCATAAACACAATATTCTAATCCTTTTTCTTTAGGCAAGTATAAGAAATAAGGATGCCCAAATACTTAAAGGGAAAATAGAAGCAATGCGGAAGTGATAAACATTAGCAATCTAATCTTGAAATCTACAAGGCTCGGTATGGAAGAAGAAAACCTAAGATGCTTTATCAAATGAGACTCTAATGAAATCAAATATTTACTATTTTAAAAACTAGAGATAAACATTAGAAAgacatttttatttgtatttttatagATTTCAACATATTTCAAAGAAAGATGAAAAATATCTCTCAATGGCCTGCACAATGACTCGCATGCCTCCAtaatgactttcaaatttttctaGCAGTGATAACTCAACTCCTTTGCCTACCCCTCCTCTTAACATTTGGGAGTTCCTTCTACAGATGTTGGTGTCATCTCTTGGATCGTGGATGTGACCTCTCATGCCCCCTGGTTGTTGATGGGTCAAGGGTTGTTGCTAGTGACAGTGGTCCTACAAGGGGTATTGTGAGTGTTGGGGTTCCCCCTCTTGAACCCTTTTCTACAAGTAGTTGTCGGATCTTTTCTTATGTTGCCAAATCTATTGTTGCTCATCCTCCCAAGGGGAAATCTCATCCTTtcccttgtgccaagacctcccctATTGTGGTTTATGGACAAGATGTGGTTGAAAATGTTGCTTTCTATCAACGTTGTGGGTGGTGTGCAAATTTGTTGAGCTCTGGCCTTCCCTCCTGGATCTACATAGTTGGATgtgtgattcttggaagcctttgtTTTTTGGTAGCATTGAGCATTTCCCTTGTGCCAAGTATTTTTTATTGCTTCCTTTGCTTCTTTTGATGCTTGTGACTTGGTGTTGAGCAAGTTGTGGATTTGGAGAGTTAACTCTCTCTTGACCAAACCCTAAACATCTTCTTTAAATCCTCTTACTAAACCACTCAATGTGCATCCGGTGTGAGTTGGTCTTCCcaatgttcctcttcatttttgggagaattcttgttatgaggccattagCAACTCTATTGGTCGCTTCTTAAAGGTTGATGATATCACTTCCTTCATGGGTCATTCTACTTTTACTCACATTTTAATTGacattgacatctctatgcctcttcttggagatgtggttcttatggttggaaaTAGGCAATGGACtcaatcgttggattatgagggtCACCCCTTTCATTGTTGTAGATGCTTCTCAATTGGTCACTTAGCTACGGATTGTTCTCTCTCGCGTCATAAaagtgttgctacttggtggaagaattATAATGGTCATCATTTGATTGTTGAGGCTTTAGATTTTGATGACTTCAAATGTTGATGATGAATCCTCCCAAGATgaggttgttgttgttttgaccTCCTATGTCCCCTTGGATCCTAATCGTCCTCTTGTTACTGGTGTGGCCTCCTCTGGCCCAGTGGTTCTTACTCCAATTGATCTTGTTCTACAACAAACTTCTATTAGTGCTGACAGAACCTATAAAGGGATTTCAAACTCCTCAAGCCCGATGGTTCTTACTCTTGTTGCTCCTATTCTGCAGCAAAGTTTTACTGATGCTGACAAACCCTCTAATCCAAGGTTTCACCCCTTGATCCCACTTGTAATGTAGTTCCTAATAGCAATATTTCTTGGACTATTGTTTGTCGTAGTTATATAGGGAAttctcctcccccccccccccattaCTCTTCATCGAGTTGTGGGCGAAATTTcttcccactcttgagttgggttccTAGTTGCTCTGCTAGTGTGTTGTTGAAGGTTTGTTTGGCCTTTGTTTTGCACAGAGGTCTTGTGACCTTTTGTTATTGTGTTGTTCAACCTAAGTTTGTATtgggccaacacccttgttttgctaattATTTTTTAGCAACCTACAAGCAGTTTGTATAAAGGATTAGCACCcttgttttatttcttttaatattaaaaacatatttcaaagaaataaaattaattgaaaataatgacCAAGATTGGAAGTATGGTAGAGAATTAACTCTTTGTGCTTTACCATTATTTGTCCATATGTTAAACGTATTGTATTATTTCCTTATTTTTGCATCCCAATATTTTCAATATTAAAACATTTAATCTGACCTCTCATATGAAAAGGGAAcctaaaaataaacaataaatttctcacaaaaaaaataaatttgatagaACCAGGTTGAATCCAGTACATAATGGATTTTTGAAACTCTAGTAAACGATTCAACTTTTATGAATATTACATTAAATTATAGGAAAGGATTCAATGATTATGTTTCAATAGTTGTGATAGTATTTAATGATTTCATGTTTAATATTTTTAATGTTAGTAATATACTCACAATTGAATGAAATATATTGTTTAGATCTAAAAAGCAACAAACCATGTGATGCCACAAAATGCACAAACAAAACACAACTTATATCATAGTTATCATAACTTATTGTACAACTATCTATCCATCCTTTTGGGGGGATCTTTCAAGTACCTCAACAAAAAGCATATTGaaatggcatcatatttgatgatgtggactTGAATCTGAATTATAAACAAAGGCCTTGCCAAATAAATTACtaataaaaatgaaaatttatttaaattttcacgTATGACTTTTAGAATAAGAAATTAAGATGCTCAACTACTATAGATCCTATCATCTATTCAATGCCATTACAAATATCTATAACAAATTTGCTATCCCCACCTTAATCAATGAATTGAAGTGTAACTTCCACACAAATATCTTAAaagtgaaaaactccacatatcACAACTAAAAGGCTCTTATGGTAGAAGTAATATTATCTGCTTTTAGATTTGAGTGACTGCTATAATTGCGATTTCTTCCTTTCGAGTGACTGCTATAATTGCAATTTCTTCCTTATTGGTTTAGAATCTTAATCAGTATAAAAGTGTTTGGTACATTGTGATATGTTATGTTCAAGTTGACATATAAACCACAATAAATTTAGTTCTTAAACTCTTCCATCCAAAACCATAAATCAACTAGTATGACTTACATCTAAAATCATAGGCTAAAAAGTAATTGAACATCAACTTAATCAATTACCATGATGTTTGTGTTGTTAACAGTTAATTAGAGAATGTTTCATAAAGTATATGTTATTTTGACGATTCGTTCTAGTGTTATATTTAACATTGTTCATACAATCTTATATATACAGAGAGATGTGATTTGTGTCATACGTCATACCCATTGGGACCTTTAAATACAAGAAATCTAAAGCACTCTAAGAATGGTCTCGGCTCCGTAACTTTGGAATAAGGTTCTTTATTATTAGAATACAAATACAATGCCTAGGAACAGTCCCATATATAGCCCTCCAAGGAGGTGTTATGGCGGAAGAGAAAGAGGAGGCTATAACGATGGTTACTCTCGTAGTACAAGGGAAACTGGCACAAGTCTTTTAATTCGAAATCTACCTCTTGATTGCAGGCCAGATGAGCTCAGAATACCTTTTGAGCGCTTTGGGCCAATAAGGGACATATATTTGCCTCGAGACTATTACAGTGGGGAGCCACGTGGTTTTGGGTTTGTAGAGTTCAGGAGTTCTTATGATGCTGCTGAAGCACAATACTATATGGATGGACAACTTTTGGGTGGACGTGTGTTGATAACTGTGTTTGCTAAAGACAACAGGAAGAGGCCTGAAGAAATGAGAATGAGGTCTTCTAGGAGGTCTCCATTTGGTTCAAAGCAATGTAGATCAAGGTCAAGGTCGTCAAGGTCACGTTCAAGGTTGAGACACACATACCGTTCAAAGTTTTCATTTGGTTCAGAGCAATGTAGATCAAGGTCAAGGTCGTCAAGGTCACATTCAAGGTTGAGGCACATATACCGTTCAAGGTCTCCATTGCGGCATAGAAGATCTACATTTGGTTCGAAGCAATCTAGATTGAGGTCAAGGTCGTTAAGGTCACGGTCACGTTCAAGACATAGATACGATTCAAGGTCATCATTCCTAGAACATAATCGAGGACATGAAAGGTTCCTTTCACCAAGGAAAAGATATGGGGGATCTTATAATAAAGGTAGGAGTGTAGACCAAGATGCTTCCTCTATTAGGAGCTCTTATTCTCCTTCCCATTATAAGCGTTCTCCATCTTTGCAACACTCTAGGAAATGCAATGTTTCAAAGTCTCATTATGTTTCTAGATCACCTTCTCGATCCCACTCAAGGCCTTCTATTCATTCATTGTCACAAGAGCCTAGGGAAAGGAATACAGAATGTGATAAAGAGGATGAAAAAGGTAGACAATGCAATGTTTTAAAGTCAAGCTCTGTTTCTAGATCACCTTCTAAATCCCACTCGAGGTCTTCTATGCATCCATTGTCACAAGAGCCTACAGAAATTAATAGAGCATGTAATGAAGGAGAAGAAAATCAAAATAATTGAATCCTGATAGAGCATTTCACAAGAGCTTATGAAAGAAATAGAACATGTGATGGAGGAGAAGAAAAAACTAGACAATGTAATGTTTTCTATTTATATGTATTCATtcagaaaaaaataataatcttaAAAACTTCTCTCAaagtatatttaaataaatataacaaAGAAAACAAAGTGCAAATCATTGGAAATAAATATTCAATGATATTAGATGCAAGTGATTATGTGAAGTTTATGTTTAGCATCCATTTGGTTATGTAATTATTTGAATGTTCATGTTGCAAAGTTGATGCTGAAATTTATTGAAAGCATGTATCTAATTATTGGAATTAATGTGATTATATAATTTGATCTTATGTCTTTTTTTATTATAACAAGAGCAACCCATTCTAATGGTCTTCTTGAAAGCTGTTTGTATAAAAGTAAAAAATTATGTTATATATTCAAAACTAATGTTGAGTCATAATTGTGTGTGCCATAATAATTTGACAATCTTTTACTATTGAACTCTAAATGGATAATTGCTAAGGAGGGGGTAAAAATCAATCTTTGGTAAATCCTAATATTTTGGATTCTTGAGCACTGAATATGAGAGCCTTGTTCATCTTCAACCATCCATTAACATATCAACTTGAGAGTAATATATCTAAAACATCATACAAAGAAATCAAGGCAGTGTATGGCTCTATTTCGAAGACTATCATAGTAACTCTGAAATTTTAATCTCtctataattaatttttaaaaaaatgaacatATAAATATAAAACAAAACATTGTAATAAGAATTTGtgttttaataataaattatgttATATTTATAGATTATATATCATGACCTCATTTTATAATCATAAGTCTAATTTTAACATATTGTTTGCAAAAACTAAATGTtcttaaaataaaataacaatagtattatttttttttaaataataatgctCTCTGTAACTATTGTACAAGCAACATATATGAATCAATTAAATTACTGAATTTGAGTGCCTAAGTGCGCATGTATGTGAATAGACTCTAGTGGCCAATGTTCTTGTCTTGAAGGGAACAAATGAGCAAAAGATGATTATGCCAAATTCCTTTGTCTCCCTTGATTCTTGGGTGTAGGCTATGCCCATTCCTATTccgtaataaataaaattataagctTTCTTGCTTCCTTACTTTCGAAATTGACATGATGGCAAAAATTAAAATACTCGGTTAAAACTTAGCTTACAACGAAACAATATTGCATTTATATAAAATAGAGATTAAGATTTCATGTATCAATTAATTATCTATTTGATGCATCAATTAACAATAGTGGGTTACAGTTTTTTGTCAACTTTAGAAAAAAATTCACATTCAGATACCTATTATTGCTAAACCGTAggaaatttgtagatgatgtgaactagtgatttgtggtattttttgtgtaaatatatttttttgaaattttttggaatcaatttgttttcattttcctatctcccttgaaaactagttttttataaaaaacaacatttttaaagagtgatattcatttggtatggcataactttttttctaaaataaatatgaatttgattctttcgaatttagttttgtaacatccatatctaatgttttcaattgttttcataacattatcttcaatatttcatattttatgaagttttgaagtcgagttaactgtcattttgacatatgttcattcGGTCGCTCgtaacttgttgtgtatgtatccaaattattattattattttggaaagaGGACTTTAATACCTATTGCATAGATATTTTTCTGAATTTATTTTCagttgtttactatttttccatgtTGAACTTAGAAGTTTatgtttggtgtgaaacctatgtttaactcagaagttcatgtttggtgtgaaacctatgtttagttaatctaaaaataatcatattaaactcaatatatattaaaataataatcattggaaagATCACTTCAAttactactatcatgcatttgggtttgtcaaaattcatccatttgagc
This window harbors:
- the LOC131047834 gene encoding serine/arginine-rich SC35-like splicing factor SCL28 — encoded protein: MPRNSPIYSPPRRCYGGRERGGYNDGYSRSTRETGTSLLIRNLPLDCRPDELRIPFERFGPIRDIYLPRDYYSGEPRGFGFVEFRSSYDAAEAQYYMDGQLLGGRVLITVFAKDNRKRPEEMRMRSSRRSPFGSKQCRSRSRSSRSRSRLRHTYRSKFSFGSEQCRSRSRSSRSHSRLRHIYRSRSPLRHRRSTFGSKQSRLRSRSLRSRSRSRHRYDSRSSFLEHNRGHERFLSPRKRYGGSYNKGRSVDQDASSIRSSYSPSHYKRSPSLQHSRKCNVSKSHYVSRSPSRSHSRPSIHSLSQEPRERNTECDKEDEKGRQCNVLKSSSVSRSPSKSHSRSSMHPLSQEPTEINRACNEGEENQNN